From Zingiber officinale cultivar Zhangliang chromosome 5B, Zo_v1.1, whole genome shotgun sequence, the proteins below share one genomic window:
- the LOC121986138 gene encoding sterol 3-beta-glucosyltransferase UGT80B1-like: protein MAKNEVSQMEAELNSGEKPGLGGFALEGVGYPSDCPLELSSESRLEHCNTAPVQGNNSSSRLYKTPDFTLSRSKTEKKVTKYDLKLDSLPESEKKKLIENLVKIQNDGTVKVDVQCTTPVASQLLELAAVGSTPVDINESSFDLGKSIPRLNIAILVVGTRGDVQPFIAFAKKLQEFGHHVRLATHVNFSSFVKSCGLEFYPLGGDPRILAGYMARNKGLLAAPTEINVQRKQLKEIIDSLLPACTEPDLISGMPFLAQAIIANPPAYGHLHVAEALGVPLHIFFTMPWTPTNEFPHPLARVPQSAAYRLSYLIMELMVWWGIRGFINDFRKKKLKLPPIAYFSTYHDSISHLPTGYMWSPHLVPKPSDWGALVDVVGFCFLDLGTKYKPAKHLVEWIQQGPKPIYIGFGSMPLEDEKKTTSIILEALKETQQRGIISRGWGDLGSCMVSHFPFHLFYV, encoded by the exons ATGGCGAAAAACGAAGTCTCCCAGATGGAGGCGGAGTTGAATAGCGGGGAGAAGCCCGGCCTCGGAGGATTTGCTTTGGAGGGGGTTGGCTATCCTTCAGACTGCCCTTTGGAACTTTCTTCTGAATCAC GACTGGAGCATTGCAATACAGCACCAGTGCAAGGCAATAATAGTAGCAGTCGGCTGTACAAGACCCCCGACTTTACTTTATCAAGATCAAAGACAGAAAAAAAAGTAACAAAGTATGACTTAAAATTGGACAGCTTGCCAGAAAGCGAAAAG AAAAAGTTGATTGAGAATTTGGTAAAGATCCAGAATGATGGTACTGTGAAGGTGGATGTTCAATGTACTACTCCTGTAGCATCACAACTGTTGGAGCTTGCTGCTGTTGGTTCTACACCTGTAGATATAAATGAGTCTTCATTTGACCTTGGAAAATCAATTCCACGACTAAACATTGCAATACTTGTCGTTGGAACAAGAGGAGATGTTCAACCTTTTATAGCATTTGCAAAGAAACTTCAG gaGTTTGGTCATCATGTTAGATTGGCAACTCATGTTAATTTCAGCTCTTTTGTAAAGTCATGTGGTTTGGAATTTTATCCTTTAGGCGGCGATCCTCGAATACTGGCTGGAT ATATGGCTAGAAACAAGGGTTTATTAGCAGCTCCTACAGAGATTAATGTACAACGGAAGCAACTTAAGGAAATAATTGATTCTCTACTTCCAGCATGCACAGAACCTGATTTGATTTCTGGGATGCCTTTCTTAGCTCAGGCAATAATAGCAAACCCACCTGCTTATG GACATTTACATGTTGCTGAAGCTCTCGGAGTGCCTCTTCACATTTTCTTCACAATGCCGTGGAC GCCAACTAATGAATTTCCACATCCTCTGGCACGTGTGCCGCAGAGTGCAGCATATAGg CTGTCATATCTAATAATGGAGTTAATGGTCTGGTGGGGCATAAGGGGATTCATTAATGATTTCAGGAAAAAGAAGTTAAAATTGCCTCCAATTGCATACTTCAGTACATACCATGATTCTATATCACATTTGCCAACAGGATACATGTGGAGTCCCCACCTTGTTCCAAAGCCAAGTG ATTGGGGTGCATTGGTTGATGTTGTTGGTTTCTGTTTCTTGGACCTTGGGACAAAATATAAACCAGCAAAGCACTTGGTGGAATGGATTCAACAGGGACCAAAACCTATATACATTGGATTTGGTAGCATG CCCCTTGAAGATGAAAAGAAAACTACATCTATCATTTTGGAGGCACTAAAAGAGACACAGCAGAGGGGAATCATCAGTCGTGGCTGGGGCGATCTCGGAAGTTGTATGGTTTCCCATTTCCCCTTTCATTTATTCTATGTCTGA